In Ammospiza nelsoni isolate bAmmNel1 chromosome 20, bAmmNel1.pri, whole genome shotgun sequence, one DNA window encodes the following:
- the SET gene encoding protein SET, whose product MSAPAAKVSKKELNSNHDGADETSEKEQQEAIEHIDEVQNEIDRLNEQASEEILKVEQKYNKLRQPFFQKRSELIAKIPNFWVTTFVNHPQVSALLGEEDEEALHYLTRVEVTEFEDIKSGYRIDFYFDENPYFENKVLSKEFHLNESGDPSSKSTEIKWKSGKDLTKRSSQTQNKASRKRQHEEPESFFTWFTDHSDAGADELGEVIKDDIWPNPLQYYLVPDMDDEEGEGEEDDDDDEEEEGLEDIDEEGDEDEGEEDEDDDEGEEGEEDEGEDD is encoded by the exons ATGTCGGCGCCGGCGGCCAAAGTCAGTAAGAAGGAGCTGAACTCCAACCACGATGGGGCCGACGAGACCTCAG aaaaagagcAACAGGAAGCAATTGAACACATTGATGAAGTACAGAATGAAATAGACAG ACTGAATGAACAAGCCAGTGAGGAAATTTTGAAAGTAGAACAGAAATACAACAAACTCCGCCAACCATTCTTCCAGAAGAGGTCAGAATTGATcgccaaaatcccaaatttctggGTAACAACATTTGTCAACCACCCACAAG TATCTGCACTGCTGGGAGAAGAAGATGAGGAAGCACTGCATTACTTGACCAGAGTTGAGGTGACAGAATTTGAAGACATCAAATCAGGTTACAGAATAGATTTT TATTTTGATGAGAATCCCTACTTTGAAAATAAAGTTCTCTCCAAAGAGTTTCACCTCAATGAAAGTGGAGACCCATCTTCAAAATCGACTGAGATCAAATGGAAATCTGGAAAG GACCTGACAAAACGTTCAAGCCAGACACAGAACAAAGCCAGTAGGAAGAGGCAGCATGAAGAACCAGAAAGCTTCTTCACCTGGTTCACTGACCACTCTGATGCAGGGGCTGATGAGCTAGGAGAAGTCATCAAGGATGACATCTGGCCAAACCCTCTACAGTACTACTTG GTTCCTGATATGGATGATGAagaaggggagggagaggaggatgacgatgatgatgaagaggaggaaggattAGAGGATATTGATGAAGAAGGAGATGAAGATGAGGGggaggaggatgaagatgatgatgagggagaggaaggagag GAGGATGAAGGAGAAGATGACTAA